In the genome of Polaromonas vacuolata, the window TGCAAGCATTAGGCGGCTAAGGCCGTCATTAGATTTTCTTGAAGCTGTAGCCGTACATTACGTAAACCGCATGGCGTTGCAATTGACGGCTACTGCAGTGAAGTTTTTAGATCAAACTGGCTGCACCCGCGGAAACACTCGACAGCCGTTTCTTCTTCACAAACTGCCATAAACGCCAGCCCAAAAGCAAAGCCACAATACCGGCATACACAAACACTTCGGCAAAATTGTTCTTGCCCGCACGCATCCAGAAAAAATGCAGCAAACCCAATCCAGAAATAACATAGACAAGCTTGTGCAAAAGCTGCCAACGCTTAGCGCCCATGGTTTTGATGGCCTTATTAAATGAAGTCAAGGCCAATGGCGTGAGCAACAAAAAAGATAAAAAACCAACCAAAATGAATGGCCGCTTGATGATGTCTTTGACGATCTCCGGCACGTCAAAACCCCTGTCCAACCAGGA includes:
- a CDS encoding sulfite oxidase heme-binding subunit YedZ, encoding MLSRHKLLLHGASKPVVFLLCLLPFFWLFFGALTDQLGVNPAETLIRATGDWTLRFICIVLLVTPLRVISKTPTLARFRRMLGLFTYFYVVIHLLSYSWLDRGFDVPEIVKDIIKRPFILVGFLSFLLLTPLALTSFNKAIKTMGAKRWQLLHKLVYVISGLGLLHFFWMRAGKNNFAEVFVYAGIVALLLGWRLWQFVKKKRLSSVSAGAASLI